Proteins from one Prevotella sp. E2-28 genomic window:
- a CDS encoding SusC/RagA family TonB-linked outer membrane protein, producing MKRLSILIFAFFSFLMVAVAQEVRISGTVSDAFGPVMMCNVVEVDANNRNISYTQTDMNGNFTMTVKNAKNKLKISYVGYKTQVLPIGTKTKFIISLKDETTLKEVQVVAKKKFNNGGLAIPQREVSVAAQTFSMSEVEGLAFTSADEALQGQIAGLDIVANSGNLGSGTSMRLRGVTTINGSAEPLIVVDGNIFDNPDENFNFTDATEEQYASLLSVNPSDIEDIQVLKDAAATAIWGSRGANGVISIRTKRGARGNTRVDYSLRVQATWQPKGYNLLNGDDYTMMLKEMYYNPAQSATATTNINEINYNNRWAEYENWNNNTDWVDEVTQIGINQMHFLTITGGGEKANFRVSAGYDHQNGTIIKQKLDRFTTKLALDYFVSDRITFRTTFPLTYTANQKNYSDILGKAQRIAPNMSVYRQDANGNDTDEYYIILPNPTNDQYNSLFGSNGQRDAGSYFPGTSAVQLSASRNLGNPVAIANLAWDKENTYRISPEFRLDYYLLSKDDQHTQLNYTGLVYIDIFSKSEPKYCPGSLATDGWTNSNYNLNSQYDYNSLAFTTRHTLTLTPHFKNEDWFATMLGRWEMTSGNDNSQSVTNKNTPNGTTSPTVDANIESMSTSNGQWRSMSMVYSGHLSYKSRYVVDFSIRADGTTKFGDDKKWGWFPGLSAKWIIGDEPFMKWTKPVMSMLAIRPSWGIVGNQPGSQYLQYSKYNSSGMYGSLSGKRPVTYLEGLQLNKLQWERTSQYNIGADIGFLDDRITADFNYYYKHTKDLLMNNVSIPTTSGFSTLPSANVGEMTNKGWELNMNLNKIIKVGKFSLSANFNISQNFNEITEMESSVLESINKEWDFSKRGEYLNRIQIGNPLGSIYGLRYKGVYQYTYEYLTNQCTSDGQWVNDRNISFEDYVRSFIKEGKTAPIALDKNGEPMFDAKGQPIRQVYNFSDGSSSYEFQGGDAIYEDVNHDGQINALDIVYLGNSNPHFNGGFGFNLQYGDWSLKTSFNYREGIKVVNFARMELEEMFNANNQSTAVNWRWRKNGDVTTIPRAMYDKGYNFLGSDRYVEDASFVRMSYIQLSYNFNKKMLKTLGLRRLTTSLSGQNLFFWSTYSGSDPEHSAGAWGIASDNSRTPRSKSLTLNIQVGF from the coding sequence ATGAAACGACTGAGTATTTTAATATTTGCATTTTTTAGTTTCCTCATGGTTGCCGTAGCACAGGAGGTACGTATCTCTGGTACTGTCAGCGATGCATTCGGACCTGTTATGATGTGTAATGTCGTTGAGGTTGATGCCAACAACCGAAACATATCATACACACAGACGGATATGAACGGAAACTTCACCATGACCGTCAAAAATGCGAAAAACAAACTGAAGATTTCGTATGTGGGCTATAAGACACAGGTATTGCCTATAGGCACTAAGACGAAATTCATCATTTCACTAAAAGACGAGACTACACTGAAAGAAGTGCAAGTCGTAGCAAAGAAGAAGTTCAACAACGGAGGTTTGGCCATCCCACAGCGCGAGGTTTCCGTAGCTGCTCAGACATTCAGCATGAGCGAAGTTGAAGGTTTGGCCTTCACATCAGCCGACGAAGCCCTGCAGGGACAGATTGCCGGTCTGGATATCGTAGCCAACTCTGGTAACCTTGGTTCTGGTACATCAATGCGCCTGCGTGGTGTAACAACCATTAATGGTTCTGCAGAGCCTCTGATTGTTGTTGACGGAAACATCTTTGACAATCCTGACGAGAACTTCAACTTCACAGATGCCACCGAAGAGCAATATGCTTCTCTGCTTTCGGTGAACCCTTCGGATATCGAGGATATTCAAGTACTGAAGGATGCTGCTGCAACGGCCATCTGGGGCTCACGTGGTGCAAATGGTGTTATATCTATCCGCACCAAGCGCGGTGCTCGCGGAAACACACGAGTTGACTATTCTTTACGTGTACAGGCAACTTGGCAACCTAAAGGTTACAACTTGCTGAATGGTGACGACTATACTATGATGTTGAAGGAGATGTATTACAATCCTGCACAAAGTGCCACCGCCACAACAAATATCAATGAGATTAACTATAACAACCGTTGGGCAGAATACGAAAACTGGAACAACAATACCGATTGGGTAGATGAAGTGACACAGATTGGAATCAACCAGATGCACTTCCTAACCATCACGGGTGGTGGTGAGAAAGCCAACTTCCGCGTGTCAGCAGGTTACGACCATCAGAATGGTACCATCATTAAGCAAAAGTTAGACCGTTTTACCACCAAACTGGCCCTTGACTATTTCGTGAGTGATCGTATCACATTCCGTACTACATTCCCCCTGACCTATACAGCCAACCAAAAGAACTATTCTGATATTCTGGGAAAGGCTCAGAGAATTGCGCCCAACATGAGCGTATATCGTCAGGATGCTAACGGTAACGATACAGATGAATACTACATCATCCTACCCAACCCTACTAATGATCAATATAATTCTTTATTCGGTTCTAATGGTCAGCGTGATGCAGGTTCTTATTTCCCTGGAACTTCTGCTGTGCAGTTAAGTGCCAGTCGAAACTTGGGTAACCCCGTTGCTATTGCAAACCTCGCTTGGGATAAAGAAAACACCTATCGTATTTCGCCTGAGTTCCGTCTAGATTACTACTTACTGAGTAAGGATGACCAACATACACAGTTGAACTACACTGGACTGGTATATATAGATATCTTCTCAAAGAGCGAACCTAAGTACTGCCCTGGTTCACTGGCTACCGATGGTTGGACAAACAGTAACTACAATCTTAATTCACAATATGACTACAACTCATTGGCATTTACGACACGTCACACCCTGACCCTCACTCCTCATTTCAAAAATGAGGACTGGTTTGCCACCATGCTGGGACGATGGGAAATGACGTCTGGTAATGACAATAGTCAGTCAGTAACTAATAAGAACACGCCTAACGGCACCACATCACCTACCGTAGATGCAAACATCGAAAGTATGAGTACCAGCAATGGTCAATGGCGATCCATGTCTATGGTTTATAGCGGACACCTCTCATACAAGTCACGCTATGTGGTGGATTTCTCTATACGTGCAGATGGAACCACTAAATTTGGTGATGACAAGAAATGGGGTTGGTTCCCTGGTTTGTCAGCCAAGTGGATTATTGGTGACGAACCATTCATGAAATGGACCAAACCCGTCATGTCTATGTTGGCTATCCGTCCGTCATGGGGTATCGTTGGTAACCAACCTGGCTCACAATACCTGCAATATTCGAAATACAATTCATCAGGAATGTACGGTAGTCTGTCAGGCAAACGACCTGTGACCTATCTGGAAGGTTTACAGCTCAACAAACTACAGTGGGAGCGCACCTCACAATATAATATCGGTGCGGATATTGGTTTCTTGGATGATCGTATTACAGCAGACTTCAACTATTACTACAAACATACGAAGGATCTGTTGATGAATAACGTGAGCATTCCTACAACATCTGGATTCAGCACGTTACCCTCAGCTAACGTAGGCGAAATGACCAACAAAGGTTGGGAGTTGAATATGAACCTGAATAAAATCATCAAGGTAGGTAAGTTCTCACTTAGTGCCAACTTCAACATATCACAAAACTTCAATGAGATTACCGAAATGGAGTCGAGTGTACTGGAGAGCATTAATAAAGAATGGGATTTCAGTAAACGTGGTGAATACTTGAATCGTATTCAGATTGGCAATCCACTTGGTTCTATCTATGGTCTACGCTATAAGGGTGTTTATCAATACACCTATGAGTATCTGACTAATCAGTGCACCAGTGATGGACAATGGGTCAATGATCGTAATATTAGTTTCGAGGACTACGTTCGCAGTTTCATCAAAGAAGGCAAGACAGCTCCTATCGCATTAGACAAGAACGGCGAACCTATGTTTGATGCTAAGGGTCAGCCTATTCGTCAGGTGTATAATTTCTCTGATGGTAGCTCTTCTTATGAATTCCAAGGTGGTGATGCTATCTACGAGGATGTTAACCACGACGGACAGATCAACGCCCTCGATATTGTATATCTGGGTAACTCTAACCCACATTTCAATGGTGGTTTTGGTTTTAACCTGCAATATGGCGACTGGTCATTAAAGACGAGTTTCAACTACCGTGAAGGTATTAAAGTTGTGAACTTTGCCAGAATGGAACTGGAAGAAATGTTTAATGCAAACAACCAAAGCACGGCTGTCAACTGGCGCTGGCGTAAGAATGGTGATGTTACCACCATTCCACGAGCTATGTACGACAAAGGCTACAACTTCTTAGGAAGCGATCGCTACGTAGAAGATGCTTCATTTGTCCGCATGAGCTATATCCAGTTGTCGTACAACTTTAACAAGAAGATGCTGAAAACACTCGGCCTGCGCCGACTGACTACCAGTCTTTCTGGTCAGAACCTGTTCTTCTGGAGTACATATAGCGGAAGCGACCCCGAACATTCAGCAGGAGCATGGGGTATTGCCTCGGATAATTCGAGAACACCACGTTCTAAGTCTTTGACATTGAATATCCAAGTAGGATTCTAA
- a CDS encoding RagB/SusD family nutrient uptake outer membrane protein yields the protein MVTKIKNIFLNSLVCSTAVVALTSCNDFLTIYPTDRIVAEDFWKTKSDVDQMVDGTYQSMLAYDIQERAIIWGAFRSDELLKLSTYSNSTLENIEGVNLIPSQKYNSWAAFYKVINNCNIVLNHAPAVMEEDPEFTNGDYQVVKAQMLALRSMCYFYLVRAFRDVPYTTKAVEDDSQIELLPQSTPAEVLQHCLDDLAEAEPYVMRTGAYGDWRDKGYITRDAVHALMADIYLWRAAMTHDKGDYKQVISYVDKIVAAKDKYYKENYPVSIIGTEDDSLHLYDGDEAFFMIFNNNSMNSHESILEWQYNGTNNSNTALEDYYYIHGEKETTSFLMASSLFATPKADASKIYLSTNDYRFWNNVYGANSEEAEQLSIRKMVDASNTIVTTTSATGLTKSTGRPYKEFRQNWIAYRLTDLLLMKAEALVETASDSTDLVTLQEAFNLVKAVNDRSMSKNAKDLLTFDNYQNMASMEQLVLEERERELCFEGKRWFDLLRYCYRHMTGVNINQRLADTETWPSLYNPMLKLIARKYNSGGGEAVTYKMKSEPYLYWPIREGELKVNSQLKQNPVYHQEETISKN from the coding sequence ATGGTTACCAAGATCAAAAATATATTCTTAAATAGTCTCGTCTGTAGCACAGCAGTCGTTGCACTGACATCTTGCAATGACTTTCTGACCATCTACCCCACTGACCGCATCGTGGCAGAGGACTTCTGGAAAACGAAGTCGGACGTAGACCAGATGGTGGACGGAACCTACCAGAGCATGCTGGCATATGATATACAGGAGCGAGCTATCATTTGGGGAGCTTTCCGTTCTGACGAATTGTTAAAGTTATCAACTTATAGTAACAGTACACTTGAAAACATTGAGGGTGTCAACCTGATCCCGTCACAGAAATATAACTCGTGGGCAGCATTCTATAAGGTGATTAACAATTGTAATATCGTGCTGAACCACGCCCCCGCCGTGATGGAAGAAGACCCGGAATTCACTAACGGCGACTACCAAGTAGTGAAGGCTCAGATGCTGGCTTTGCGCAGTATGTGTTATTTCTATTTGGTACGTGCATTCCGTGATGTTCCTTATACGACAAAGGCCGTTGAGGATGACAGCCAGATTGAATTATTGCCACAAAGCACACCAGCAGAAGTATTACAGCACTGTTTAGACGATTTGGCCGAGGCTGAGCCCTATGTGATGAGAACAGGCGCTTACGGCGACTGGCGCGACAAGGGCTATATCACACGTGATGCCGTTCATGCCCTGATGGCCGATATCTATTTGTGGCGTGCTGCTATGACTCACGACAAAGGCGACTACAAGCAAGTTATCAGCTATGTTGATAAGATTGTGGCTGCCAAGGATAAATATTATAAGGAGAATTATCCCGTTTCCATCATCGGCACAGAAGACGATAGTCTGCATCTTTATGACGGCGACGAAGCTTTCTTCATGATTTTCAACAACAACTCGATGAACTCTCATGAGAGCATCTTGGAATGGCAATACAATGGTACGAACAATTCCAATACAGCTTTGGAAGACTATTATTATATACATGGTGAAAAAGAGACAACGAGTTTTCTAATGGCTTCTTCTTTATTCGCAACGCCAAAGGCTGACGCATCGAAGATTTATCTGTCAACCAACGACTACCGATTCTGGAACAACGTTTATGGTGCAAACAGCGAAGAGGCAGAACAGTTGAGCATCCGAAAAATGGTTGATGCCTCTAACACCATTGTTACGACGACATCAGCAACAGGTTTGACAAAGAGCACCGGACGTCCCTATAAGGAATTCCGTCAGAACTGGATAGCCTACCGACTTACCGACTTGCTGCTCATGAAAGCAGAGGCACTGGTAGAGACAGCATCAGACAGTACCGATTTGGTCACACTACAGGAAGCATTCAACCTGGTCAAGGCCGTCAACGACCGTTCTATGTCGAAAAACGCAAAAGATCTGTTGACATTCGACAATTATCAGAATATGGCAAGTATGGAGCAACTGGTACTCGAAGAGCGTGAGCGTGAGCTTTGCTTTGAAGGCAAGCGCTGGTTTGACCTCCTTCGTTACTGTTACCGTCACATGACGGGCGTGAATATTAACCAACGACTAGCGGACACTGAGACTTGGCCCTCACTCTACAATCCGATGCTGAAGCTGATAGCTAGAAAATATAATAGTGGCGGCGGCGAAGCTGTAACCTATAAGATGAAGAGTGAACCCTACCTTTACTGGCCTATCAGAGAAGGAGAACTGAAAGTAAACAGCCAGTTGAAACAGAATCCTGTCTATCATCAGGAGGAAACTATTAGCAAGAACTAA